A stretch of Desulfotalea psychrophila LSv54 DNA encodes these proteins:
- the selB gene encoding selenocysteine-specific translation elongation factor has product MREIVLGTAGHVDHGKTSFVRALTGIETDRLKEEKKRGITIELGFAYMDLPCGHRLGIVDVPGHEKFVKNMVAGVSGMDILAFIIAADEGIMPQTKEHFEICQLMGVKQGLIILTKKDLVDPDWLEMVEEEIREFCQGSFLEDAPILPVSSASGEGLDEVRDVLDELVKRQSFNEIFGSFRLAVDRVFAMKGFGAVVTGTSLSGRAALGDELRFYPGELVAKVRGLQVHSEAVDYVEAGHRTAINLQGVDIADIARGMVLAHDGSLQATYMLDCEFLYIASNSKALKHRARVRVHLGTAEIMGRISLLDRDELQPGDETMVQVLLEEQVAVWPGDRFVVRSYSPVVTIGGGTVLGNVSPRKRKRVNEADRQKNIAAYHCLKVGDYEEKILFFLKDAGMTGLCLDDIGVRLGLFAKQLKKVIAAPLSSRRMIMVDPSLQRYIFAEYGEQLKDRLILSLVAYHKENPLQAGIAKEELRSGLGARVDAKLFNWCLADLVRKDVLVQEDSLVHMASHEVALKADEEELQRDLLVWYQQRGTATPTIRETMDHFADYSESLVKEVLALQLREGKLVKISETLYYAKEIIDELSRQIEERIQRLGEIDAPGMKELSGLSRKFSIPILEYFDRVKLTMRVGDKRILRRKA; this is encoded by the coding sequence ATGCGTGAAATAGTTCTTGGTACAGCAGGTCATGTAGATCATGGCAAGACAAGCTTTGTCCGGGCCCTTACAGGGATAGAGACGGATCGCCTTAAGGAAGAGAAAAAACGTGGCATTACCATTGAGTTGGGTTTTGCCTATATGGATCTTCCCTGCGGGCATCGCCTCGGCATTGTTGATGTCCCCGGCCATGAAAAGTTTGTTAAAAACATGGTGGCGGGTGTCTCCGGTATGGATATTCTTGCCTTTATCATTGCCGCCGATGAGGGCATTATGCCCCAGACCAAAGAGCATTTTGAAATTTGTCAGCTGATGGGGGTGAAGCAAGGTCTGATTATTCTCACCAAAAAAGATCTGGTTGATCCCGATTGGCTGGAGATGGTTGAAGAGGAGATTCGGGAGTTTTGCCAGGGCAGCTTTTTAGAGGATGCCCCTATTCTTCCCGTCTCATCTGCCTCTGGTGAGGGTTTGGATGAGGTGCGGGATGTTCTCGATGAACTGGTGAAGAGGCAGAGCTTTAACGAGATATTTGGTTCTTTTCGCCTAGCCGTTGATCGTGTTTTTGCCATGAAGGGTTTTGGGGCAGTGGTGACGGGGACGTCACTTTCCGGCCGGGCCGCACTGGGTGATGAGTTGCGTTTCTATCCCGGTGAGCTGGTAGCCAAGGTGCGAGGTCTTCAGGTCCACTCCGAGGCTGTGGATTATGTTGAGGCTGGGCATCGCACGGCTATTAACCTGCAGGGAGTGGATATTGCGGATATAGCGCGTGGTATGGTCCTGGCCCATGATGGCAGCCTGCAGGCGACCTATATGCTTGACTGTGAATTCCTCTATATCGCCTCTAATAGCAAGGCGCTTAAACATCGTGCCCGGGTGCGGGTTCACCTTGGTACGGCTGAGATAATGGGCAGAATATCCCTGCTTGATCGGGATGAGTTGCAGCCCGGTGATGAGACCATGGTGCAGGTTTTACTTGAGGAGCAGGTTGCTGTTTGGCCTGGTGATCGTTTTGTGGTGAGAAGTTACTCTCCTGTCGTTACCATCGGTGGTGGTACTGTTTTAGGTAATGTCTCGCCCAGAAAGCGCAAGCGGGTCAACGAGGCAGATCGGCAGAAAAACATTGCCGCCTATCACTGTCTCAAGGTTGGGGATTACGAAGAAAAGATTCTCTTCTTCTTGAAAGATGCGGGGATGACAGGGCTCTGTTTGGATGATATAGGCGTGCGTCTGGGGCTCTTTGCCAAGCAGCTGAAGAAGGTCATTGCTGCCCCCCTTTCAAGCAGGCGGATGATCATGGTTGATCCCTCCCTGCAACGCTATATTTTTGCAGAGTATGGAGAGCAACTGAAGGATCGACTTATCCTAAGCCTTGTTGCCTACCATAAAGAAAATCCTCTGCAGGCAGGTATTGCCAAGGAGGAGTTACGTTCAGGTCTTGGGGCCCGGGTGGATGCCAAGCTCTTTAACTGGTGTCTCGCCGATCTTGTCCGTAAAGATGTTCTGGTGCAGGAAGATTCTCTGGTCCATATGGCAAGCCATGAGGTTGCCCTGAAGGCTGATGAGGAAGAGCTGCAGCGGGACTTGCTCGTCTGGTATCAGCAGAGGGGGACAGCGACCCCCACCATTCGGGAGACCATGGACCATTTTGCCGATTATTCAGAGTCTCTGGTCAAAGAGGTCCTGGCCCTGCAATTACGTGAGGGGAAGCTGGTTAAGATCAGCGAGACGCTCTACTATGCAAAGGAGATCATAGACGAGTTAAGTAGGCAGATCGAGGAGCGTATTCAACGCCTGGGCGAGATAGACGCCCCGGGGATGAAGGAGCTGAGCGGTCTCTCCAGGAAATTTTCTATTCCAATTCTCGAATACTTTGACCGGGTAAAATTGACCATGCGGGTTGGTGATAAGCGCATTTTGCGTCGTAAGGCCTAA
- a CDS encoding MBL fold metallo-hydrolase, with amino-acid sequence MKIEQITVGTMGVCCYLVSCEKTKKAALIDVGGDEDRVLAAIEKAGLDLQYIIATHGHPDHVCGNRRIQEATGAKIIMHALDAEFFAKAEVKDHFSHLGLEFSPPVDITVVDGDTINIGEVVLKVLHTPGHTPGGMCLYNNDGPDGDLFTGDTLFVTAVGRTDFMGGNHQDLLNSIRTKLFVLPDETIVWPGHGYGGDRSHIGFEKRANPFLK; translated from the coding sequence ATGAAAATAGAGCAGATAACAGTGGGGACGATGGGCGTTTGTTGCTATCTCGTCAGCTGTGAGAAGACCAAGAAGGCTGCCCTTATAGATGTTGGTGGTGACGAAGATCGCGTGCTTGCTGCAATTGAGAAGGCAGGTTTGGATCTTCAGTATATTATTGCCACCCACGGTCATCCGGATCATGTCTGTGGTAACCGTAGAATACAAGAGGCAACGGGGGCAAAGATTATCATGCATGCCCTGGATGCCGAGTTTTTTGCCAAGGCTGAGGTTAAGGATCATTTTTCCCATCTGGGTCTTGAGTTCTCTCCGCCCGTGGATATTACCGTGGTCGATGGCGATACCATAAATATTGGTGAGGTTGTTCTTAAGGTTCTTCACACTCCCGGTCATACTCCGGGCGGAATGTGTCTTTATAATAATGATGGTCCTGATGGTGATCTCTTTACTGGAGATACCCTCTTCGTGACCGCCGTGGGACGCACCGATTTCATGGGTGGCAATCATCAGGACCTTCTCAACTCCATCAGGACCAAGCTCTTCGTCCTGCCGGATGAGACCATTGTTTGGCCTGGACATGGCTATGGCGGGGATCGTTCTCACATCGGTTTTGAAAAACGAGCCAACCCTTTTCTCAAATAA
- a CDS encoding Mrp/NBP35 family ATP-binding protein → MAGSCGSSCSSQESQQAAMAQQENAITKSLGKIKNKIIVMSGKGGVGKSTVSVNLALGLANRGHKVGLMDVDIHGPDVVRMLNMTGSLEPPESPDDLVATLDYNENLKVVSIEYMLRDRDEAIIWRGPMKIQAIRQFISDMDWGELDYLIIDAPPGTGDEPLSVAQTIPNLKAIVVTTPQQLALADVRKSINFCKVVKLDVIGMVENMSGFVCPECNAVVDIFKSGGGEALAREYDLPFLGRIPMDPRIVIAGDDGAPYLVTDAKSPAVDAFTKVLEAVENRVPPVAPIQMAAPGAVAPKVAPKAASSCGCGTGGCDTEKCDC, encoded by the coding sequence ATGGCTGGATCATGTGGAAGTTCCTGTAGTAGTCAAGAAAGCCAACAGGCGGCGATGGCTCAGCAGGAAAATGCAATTACAAAATCTCTTGGTAAGATCAAGAACAAGATTATTGTGATGAGCGGTAAGGGCGGTGTTGGTAAATCAACTGTTTCTGTAAACCTTGCCCTGGGGCTTGCTAATCGCGGTCATAAGGTTGGTTTGATGGATGTTGATATTCATGGACCCGATGTTGTACGCATGTTGAATATGACCGGAAGTCTTGAACCACCTGAGTCTCCCGATGATTTAGTAGCCACTCTTGACTACAATGAAAATCTGAAGGTTGTTTCTATTGAGTATATGCTTCGTGATCGTGACGAGGCCATTATTTGGCGTGGACCAATGAAGATTCAGGCAATTCGTCAATTTATTTCTGATATGGATTGGGGCGAACTTGATTATCTTATCATTGATGCTCCTCCGGGTACCGGTGATGAACCTCTTTCTGTAGCTCAAACCATCCCTAATCTGAAGGCTATTGTGGTAACAACTCCACAACAGCTGGCTCTTGCAGATGTACGTAAATCGATTAACTTCTGTAAGGTAGTTAAGCTTGATGTGATTGGTATGGTTGAGAACATGTCAGGTTTTGTTTGTCCTGAATGTAATGCTGTCGTAGATATCTTTAAGTCTGGTGGTGGTGAGGCCTTGGCCCGTGAGTATGACCTGCCCTTCCTTGGTCGTATCCCTATGGATCCGCGTATTGTTATCGCAGGTGATGATGGTGCTCCTTATCTGGTTACAGATGCAAAAAGTCCTGCTGTTGATGCCTTTACCAAGGTGCTTGAGGCCGTTGAAAATCGTGTGCCACCCGTGGCTCCAATTCAAATGGCTGCCCCTGGGGCAGTAGCTCCTAAGGTCGCACCGAAGGCTGCAAGCAGCTGTGGTTGTGGTACTGGTGGTTGTGATACTGAAAAGTGTGATTGTTAG
- the ftsY gene encoding signal recognition particle-docking protein FtsY produces MLGWFKKKFSKKTDTAPKKEEAVLPPIEVEEVEQVVNAPREVVATGKERKEPSEIEAVIEPEEPPTATAIETAPAPLAQEDISAPPLAPEEVSKKEKVIALKPITEMAAAPAPAKAEPKAEPKPEQATEAEKSSPPAPPALIEKKPSKEEKKPSLFKKLSARLAKSREAFTYQLDSLFLGKKEIDTNLLDDLEELLIMADLGVSTTDEILEFARRKAKRKELSDPAALKEAIKTKIASFIEEAQEDAELVMPESGPFIIMVIGVNGVGKTTTIGKIAKKFVNSGNSVMLVAADTFRAAAVSQLKIWGERNEVPVFSRQEGADPSSVAYDAIAKAVAEEYDVVLIDTAGRLHTQTNLMEELKKIKRVIGKNCAGAPHEIMLVIDATTGQNGISQAKLFNDAVGITGITLTKLDGTAKGGIVANISRELDTPIRFIGIGEQIDDLRDFDHNEFIEALFQTRDN; encoded by the coding sequence ATGCTCGGTTGGTTCAAAAAAAAGTTCTCAAAGAAAACAGACACAGCTCCTAAAAAAGAAGAAGCTGTTCTGCCACCGATAGAGGTGGAAGAGGTAGAGCAAGTCGTCAATGCCCCAAGAGAGGTAGTGGCTACAGGCAAGGAGAGGAAAGAGCCCAGCGAAATAGAGGCAGTAATCGAGCCAGAGGAACCACCCACTGCGACAGCGATTGAGACAGCACCCGCGCCATTGGCTCAAGAGGATATCTCCGCCCCACCTCTTGCCCCTGAAGAGGTTAGCAAAAAAGAGAAGGTCATCGCGCTCAAACCAATAACTGAAATGGCTGCCGCTCCGGCACCAGCCAAGGCAGAGCCGAAGGCAGAGCCGAAGCCAGAACAGGCTACAGAAGCTGAGAAAAGTTCACCGCCCGCACCTCCTGCCCTTATAGAAAAAAAACCCAGCAAAGAGGAAAAGAAACCCTCTCTGTTTAAAAAGCTCAGTGCCCGGCTGGCCAAATCCCGTGAGGCCTTTACCTATCAGCTTGACAGTCTTTTTCTCGGAAAAAAAGAGATCGACACCAACCTCCTCGACGACCTCGAAGAGCTTCTCATCATGGCTGATCTTGGCGTTTCCACCACGGATGAGATACTGGAATTTGCCCGTCGCAAGGCTAAGAGAAAGGAACTCTCCGACCCTGCCGCCCTGAAGGAGGCCATTAAAACAAAAATTGCCTCCTTCATAGAAGAAGCCCAGGAAGATGCAGAGCTGGTCATGCCGGAATCAGGCCCATTTATCATCATGGTGATTGGAGTTAACGGGGTTGGCAAGACAACAACAATTGGTAAGATCGCAAAGAAATTTGTCAATTCAGGAAACTCTGTTATGCTCGTTGCCGCAGACACCTTTCGAGCAGCAGCCGTCTCTCAATTGAAAATTTGGGGCGAGCGCAACGAGGTCCCAGTCTTCTCCCGCCAAGAGGGGGCTGACCCATCCTCTGTAGCCTACGACGCCATAGCCAAGGCCGTGGCTGAAGAGTATGACGTTGTCCTGATCGATACAGCCGGTCGCCTTCACACCCAGACCAACCTTATGGAAGAGTTAAAGAAAATCAAAAGGGTTATTGGTAAAAATTGTGCCGGTGCCCCCCACGAAATTATGTTGGTAATAGATGCCACCACCGGACAAAATGGTATCTCCCAGGCAAAACTCTTCAACGATGCCGTCGGCATAACCGGTATAACCCTGACCAAACTTGATGGCACTGCCAAGGGCGGCATTGTCGCCAATATATCACGGGAGCTGGATACACCTATCCGCTTTATCGGTATTGGTGAACAGATAGATGACCTCCGTGATTTTGACCACAACGAATTTATCGAGGCTCTTTTTCAAACAAGAGACAACTAA
- a CDS encoding TerB family tellurite resistance protein, which produces MKYQQQQQPGCGGCFIILLLLMLIPGGASFLGSIFSFALTTIVLIVAILWGFSFWMRRKIVDYEQSQTESHNRFVWLLTHILVHIAKIDGVLTKEEVLTIQRFFQDSLRYNQTQMRWVKELIKEASSSNNSLESLLQEFKTSFAYEPRLILLELVYQVMYSNSHVPDNELQIARNIAKYLDISDYDQRTMEAKYRYQSQHPTGGGGGNQEAQFRTVLGVDAGAEFETIRKAYRKLSMQYHPDKVAHLGEEFKKVAEEKMKEINAAYDYFKKRQ; this is translated from the coding sequence ATGAAATACCAACAACAACAACAGCCAGGTTGCGGTGGATGTTTTATCATCCTTCTTTTACTGATGCTTATCCCGGGAGGAGCCTCCTTTCTCGGCTCCATTTTTTCCTTTGCCCTCACGACAATTGTCCTTATCGTTGCCATTCTATGGGGCTTTTCCTTTTGGATGAGACGCAAAATTGTCGATTACGAACAGTCACAGACGGAGAGCCATAATCGTTTCGTCTGGCTCCTCACCCATATACTGGTCCATATCGCCAAAATCGATGGTGTTCTCACCAAAGAAGAGGTCCTGACCATCCAACGCTTCTTCCAGGACAGTCTGCGCTATAACCAAACCCAGATGCGCTGGGTGAAAGAACTGATCAAGGAAGCATCCTCTTCAAACAATAGCCTTGAGTCCCTCTTACAGGAATTCAAGACATCCTTTGCCTATGAGCCCAGGCTTATTCTTCTAGAGCTTGTCTATCAGGTAATGTACAGCAATAGCCATGTACCCGATAACGAGTTACAGATAGCCAGAAATATTGCGAAATACCTTGATATCTCAGACTATGACCAACGGACTATGGAGGCAAAATATCGCTACCAAAGCCAGCATCCAACAGGAGGAGGAGGAGGCAACCAGGAGGCACAGTTCAGAACCGTGTTGGGTGTTGACGCAGGAGCAGAATTTGAAACCATAAGAAAGGCATATCGTAAACTCAGTATGCAGTATCACCCCGACAAGGTGGCACACCTCGGTGAGGAATTCAAAAAAGTTGCTGAAGAAAAGATGAAGGAGATTAACGCCGCCTACGATTACTTCAAGAAGAGACAGTAA
- a CDS encoding pyridoxal phosphate-dependent aminotransferase: protein MAISSKMKIFAEKSSWIRKMFEQGGKMKAEFGAENVFDFSLGNPDAPPPAQFDQVLAKIAADNGPGTHSYMPNGGHLWVREAVAGQMAKEQGVKVVASDMLLSCGAAGGINVIMKSLLNPGDEVIFLAPYFVEYDFYVDNHGGKSRVVQTDENFNPDMAAIREAISEKTKAIIINSPNNPTGQIYSKEILAELGLLLTEMGEKFGSTIYLISDEPYRKITYDGIEVPSIFAAYSNSIIVSSYSKDLSLPGERIGYVAVHPGISEKAELVSAMTLANRILGFVNAPALMQRVIAELQGISVDNERYARRREAFCQILTEAGFDFVPPKGAFYIFPKSPIEDDVAFCAILQEEKILAVPGRGFGAPGYIRLAFCVPDETIAGSAAAFKRAYQKALKA from the coding sequence ATGGCCATATCAAGTAAGATGAAGATCTTTGCGGAAAAATCTTCCTGGATTCGCAAGATGTTTGAGCAGGGCGGTAAGATGAAGGCTGAATTTGGCGCTGAAAACGTCTTTGACTTCAGCCTCGGTAATCCCGATGCACCTCCCCCTGCCCAGTTTGATCAAGTCCTCGCCAAAATTGCAGCCGACAATGGCCCTGGCACCCACTCCTATATGCCCAATGGCGGCCACCTCTGGGTACGCGAAGCTGTGGCAGGCCAAATGGCCAAGGAACAGGGAGTGAAGGTTGTCGCATCTGATATGCTTCTGAGCTGCGGGGCTGCCGGTGGCATCAACGTCATCATGAAGTCCCTGCTCAATCCAGGTGATGAGGTAATCTTTCTTGCCCCATACTTTGTTGAGTACGATTTCTATGTGGATAATCACGGTGGCAAAAGCAGGGTTGTCCAGACCGACGAGAACTTCAATCCCGATATGGCTGCCATCCGAGAGGCCATCAGCGAAAAGACCAAGGCGATCATTATAAACTCGCCCAACAACCCTACTGGACAGATTTACAGCAAAGAGATTCTGGCAGAACTGGGCCTCCTCCTCACCGAGATGGGAGAGAAATTTGGGAGCACCATCTACCTTATCTCCGATGAGCCCTATCGCAAGATCACCTATGACGGCATCGAAGTACCTAGCATCTTTGCCGCATACAGCAACAGCATCATCGTCTCCTCCTACTCAAAAGATCTCTCCCTACCAGGAGAGAGAATTGGCTATGTGGCCGTTCACCCCGGGATTAGCGAAAAAGCGGAACTGGTCAGCGCCATGACTCTGGCCAACAGAATACTCGGTTTTGTCAACGCCCCCGCACTTATGCAGAGGGTTATTGCTGAACTTCAAGGTATTTCCGTGGACAATGAGAGGTATGCGAGAAGAAGAGAGGCCTTTTGTCAGATCCTCACCGAGGCGGGTTTTGATTTCGTCCCACCCAAGGGAGCCTTTTACATCTTTCCAAAATCACCCATCGAAGATGATGTGGCATTCTGTGCAATTCTACAGGAAGAGAAGATACTTGCCGTACCAGGCCGTGGATTTGGCGCCCCAGGCTATATTCGCCTTGCCTTCTGCGTGCCCGATGAAACCATCGCAGGTTCTGCTGCGGCCTTCAAACGTGCTTACCAAAAGGCACTGAAGGCGTAG